The sequence below is a genomic window from Brevibacillus agri.
GGCTTTGTTTACGCATGGAAGGCTCGCAGCCCTTCGCGGCGCTGTGCCAGCTTTTTTTCTTTTTAAAAAAACAATCGCTCCTCCATGAACAAGCCTCGACAGAGGTTTTCTTGAATAAGATTCGGGTGAATTTACATGAGCAAACTACGCGTCCTCCACGTGATTGGCGGGGGGGAATTTGGCGGTGCGGAACAACATATTCTCAATCTGGTTACGACTTTTCCTGCGGAGGAAGTAGACGTCGCCGTCGTCTGCTTCTACGATTCGCTCTTTGCCGAGAAGCTGCGGGCTGCTGGCATCAAGGTGATTGCGTTGAACCAGTTCGGCCGATTTGACATTCGTCTGCTGCAAGCTTTGCGGCGCACGTTCCTCGCTTTTGGGCCAGCGATCATCCATACGCACGGGATCAAGGCCAACTTTTTTTCCCGGCTGGCCGCGCTCGGCATGAAGGTGCCTCTCTTGACGACCGTACACAGCTCGCTGCGCTACGATTACGCAGGCGCGTTGGCCTACGCGATCGTCAGCATGATGGAACGGAGCACCCGCCACTGGAATCGGCACTACATCGCCATCAGCGGCGCCATTGCCGACGTCTTGCGCGAGCAGGGCGTGAAAAGTTCCGCGATCAGCGTGATCTACAACGGGATGGATTTGTCTCCTTACCAGCAGGATCAGCTTCGCGAGAGCGACCGCAGCCGTTTTCGCGCGGAGTGGAACGTGCCGCAGGACGCCTTTTTGTTCGGAACCGTAGCGCGATTCGTTCCAGTCAAAGGCTTGCCGATTCTGCTCGACGCCTTTCACGCGCTTGTGCAGGACAAAGCAGCGTCGCCTTATCTCGTGCTGATCGGCGACGGCTCGGAACGTCCGGCGCTGGAAGCGAAGGTGCAGGAGCTGTGCCTTGCGGAGCGCGTCCGCTTTGCCGGGTTTCGGCAGGACATTCCGGCTTGCCTGCATGCCATCGACGGCTTTGTTCACTCCTCCCTGTACGAAGGGCTCGGCTACACGATTATCGAGGCGATGGCCGCCAAAGTGCCTGTCGTCGCAAGCAACGTGGGCGGCGTGAAGGAATTCGTCTTCCACGAGCGCACGGGACTGGTTGTCGAGCCGAACGATTCCGCAGCATTGGCGCGAGCAATGGAACAGCTCTGGACTTCGCCACAACTGCGCGAGACGCTGGCGCAAAACGCCTTGGAAAAGGTCGAAGCCACTTTCACGATTCAGCAGATGACCGCTCAAATTTTGTCTCTGTACCGAAAGCTGTTGTCATAAGCGAAGCACGACTGGCCGTCTGATGGACGCTGCTCGTGCTTTTTGCGCTGCCGCTGGCGGGTAAAAACTGTTTGAACAATCTGGATTCATGGTTGCCTCCGCAGGGACAATCTGGTTACATAGAACTGGAACAATTATGAATCGCACGTGAAAGGATGACACGAAGCATGAAACTTTTTCTCTCGGTAGACATGGAAGGCATCTCCGGCATCGTCGACACCAGCTACATCAATCCTGATTCGGGCGTAAACTACCAGCGCGGCCGCCAGTTCATGACCGATGACGCCAACGCGGTGATCGAAGCGGCGCTTGCCAGCGGCGCGACGGAAATCGTCGTGGCGGACAGCCACAATACGATGAACAACATTTTGTGGGAAAAGCTGCACCCGAAAGCGCGGCTGCTCGCTGGCTCGCCCCGCGATTGCTCGATGATGCAGGGGCTGGATGAGAGCTTCGATGCCGCTATGTTTATCGGCTACCATACCCGCCAAGGGGTCCCTGGCGTGCTCAGCCACACCATGTCCGGCGTCGTCCGCAACATGTACATCAACGGACGGGTCGTAGGCGAATTTGGCTTTAACGCGGCAATCGCGGGCTTGTACAACGTTCCGGTCATCATGGTGTCCGGCGACAACCTCATCGCCGAAGAAGCGCGGGAGCTGATTCCTGGCATCCGTACAGCGATCGTCAAGGAAGCGGTGTCGCGCACAGCCGCTATCTGTCTGTCGCGCGAGGACGCGACCGCCGCACTGAAGGAGCAGGCGGCGCTTGCGCTTGGCAATGTATCCGCCATCGCTCCGTTTACGAACGACAGTCCGCTTACGCTGGCCATGGAGTTTTCCCATGCCGGCCAAGCCGAAATGGCGGCAATCGTCCCTCACACCCGCTATGAGACGGCGACAAACACCGTTTATTACAGCACGGACGATCCGCAGGACTTGTACAAAACGATGCGGGCGATGCTGAACCTCGCTTCCGAGGCAGAGTTTTTCTAGGACTTTACTCGTGGCAAAAGGAAAAAGGCAGGGCATAGCGCCGTGCCTTTTTCGCGCTCCGTTATGAGCTGCTTTTCTGCCTTCCTTTGCGCAGCATGGGTGCCTCCTGTGCTGTAGGTTCCGCCTCCGCCCGCAACCTGTGTGGCCGATGCGTCCGCGTGGCGCCAGGAATGCAGCCGCCGGACAAAGGGTGTGGGAAAAAAAGGCGATTGCGCCGGAATGCAAAAAAACAGGCCCAGCAAGTGGGCCTGTTTGTCGTTTTTGGCTTTTACAGTTTGCGAACGTTCGTCGCCTGTGGGCCGCGTTGACCGTTTTCCACGTCAAACTCGACCTCTTGCCCTTCATCCAGGGATTTGTAGCCTTCTCCCTGAATCGCGGAGAAGTGGACGAACACATCATCCGCACCATCCCGTTCGATAAAACCGAAACCTTTTTCGCTGTTGAACCATTTTACTCTACCACGTTCCATTTTTGCCTCCTAGCATGTATCCCTTACATGATTGAAATATGATCTTACCTGGTTACTATTGCCATAAACGAAACGAGTTATACATCCAAAAAAGAGAGCGCGGCGAAAACGGCTCTGCCAGCCCTCCTTGCTGCGAAAAAGCACTCCGGTTCAAGACAGTCGAAAAGCTCTCTAACTTGCCTGACTGCGAGACGAAAGAGCCTCCATAAACGCTTTCGCTGGGCGTTTACAGAGGCTCTTTTTTCCGGTTTGGTTGCACCCGTACCCTCGCGCAACTCCCCAGCACGCGGTATTTCGCTGTCGGAGAGCGGTCGGTCGACCACTTGCTGTCATTTGCGCTTGATTAAATGCGCACAACAGTAGCCTTGCTGACCGAGTTGAGCGGAATGCGGTTTTTCGTATCGAACAAAATCGCGGAGTCGGCCATTTGCGCCGCTACTTCATCCCAGTTTACGTCCGCGAACTGTTTTTGCACAGCCGTCAAAATCAAGGCGTCGGCACCGCGAACGGCTGCCTCCAGACTGTCTTGCTTGTGCTCGTACGCAGTCGGTACCGCCGGGTCATACGAGCGCACCTCGACTCTTTTGGCGAGCAACAGCTTGATGATGTCGTGCACAGGGCTGACGCGGTCGTCGTTGGAGAAGTCCTTCATCGCAAGCCCCAGTACAGCTACACGGCTGCCTGCAAGCGTCTTGCCTTTTTGCTGCAACGCTTTTTCCAGCATGCCGATCAGCACTTCCGGCACAGCATCGTTAGTCATGCGCGCCTGCTGCAAGATCGGCAGCGACACGCCCAGCTCGCGAGCTTTTGGCTGCAAGTAATACAGGGCGTTCGGCAGGCAGAAGCCGCCAACGCCAGGACCAGGCGTCAATAGGTTCACGCGCTTGTGCGTGTTGGCAACCTTAATCAGCTCGAACGTGTCGATCCCGAACGCCTCGGAAAAGCGGGCGAACTCTTGAACCATCGCGATATTGACGTCGCGCTGGATGTTTTCGATGACTTTGGCGGTTTCGACCACGCGGATGTCCGAGATCGTAATGTCTGTTTCGCTGATGAAGGAAAGCAGCTCTTTTCCTTTCTTGGCGCTCTGCTCGTTGATGCCGCCAAGCACGAGCGGCATGTGGATGAACTCTTCAAAAGCTCGTCCTTCGGCAATCCGCTCGGAGCAGTACGTCAAATAAAAGTCGACGCCTGCGACGAGGCCGCTCACTTCTTCGAGAATCGGCTTCAGCACTTCTTCCGTGGTCCCTGGAACGACCGTGCTGCGAATCATGATCGTATCGCCCTTTTTCAGCACGCTGCCGAGCGATTGGGCACAGCTTTTCAACGGTCCGAGATCCGGGTCGCCGTTATGCACCGGCAAACCGACGGTCACAATATAATGATCGACTTCCGCAGCCGCTTCCTCGTAGGAAGTGGTAGCGCGGAAACGCTTTGCTTCAATTTGTTCCTTGAGAATCTCCGGCAAGGTTTTCCCCTGATAGGACTCCAAATGGTGGGAATGCGCCGCATTAATTTCATCCACGACGTGAGGCAAGGCGTCAACGCCGACGACGTTTGCTCCCTTCATGGCATAGGTAAGAGCAAGCGGCAAGCCAACAAACCCTAATCCCACTACAGCTACGCGCACAGGCTGAGTCATTGCGTATCTCCTCTTTCACGTTCTCTAAGGTAAGGTCCGTGCAACCGTACAGTCGCGCGGCCAACTTGCAAATTGCTTATGACAGATAGTAAATGCCCGCAGCGATAAAAACCACGCACAATCCTATGAGGACCTTGTACAACGTCTCCAAGGCTGCTCCTCCCCATGATTCATATTGTCGGCTTTGGCCCTGTCCAAAAGGGCATGGGACCGCACCCGTCTGGGAAAAAAAGTGCGGAACTCTCTGCCAAATCCTAATTATACTCTCGATTGAAATATCGTTCAACAAGGGTTTGTTTTCATGCCGAACCGGAAGTGTCCAAAAATACGGTCAGCGGCCCGGTCACATAAACTTGGCAGGCAAGCCGATACCCTTGCTGCACGGCTTCTCCCAGACGGTATTGCTCGGTCTCGGACGGCGGAGGAGCCGAGCCTGCTGGAATATTCATCCTGACCATACAAGTTCGACACTTTCCCGTCGTGCAGAAAAAATCGATCGGAAGCTGCGCGCGCACCAGCGCCATCAGCAAGTTTTCCCCCCGCGCAAGCGAGATGCTGCGCTCCTTGCCGCCTTCCCATACGGTTGCTGCGAACTGCTCCGGACGGTTGCTTCCCATCCCCACACGCTTTCCCTCCCCGCTTCTGATCGAAAAACAGTGCGCCCTACTTGGACAGGCTCGCTCCGATAATATAAGAAAAGCCGATGGACAGGACCATCGCGATGAAGCCGATCGCCCTGTTGTCATTGGCTATTTCCTCATCCACCTTGAACGAGGGGGTCATAAATTCAAAAATAAAGTAAGCGATCAGAAGCAAGCAAAAACCGAATGAACCCCAGATCAAAGCCTGCCCTAAAGAAAGATTCGCCTGAATCGAATAGCGGAAAACATTGGCGATGCCAAAAATTTTTCCGCCCGTTGCCATCGCGACGGCCATGTTCCCACGTTTCAGCTCTGCCCATACACGATAGCGCGTCACCAGCTCGAAAATCGCCAAAAACAAAATCATCGCGAGTCCGGTAACGGTAAAGTAAGCAGCAGTTGCAAAATATGGATTGTGCAGAAGGCCTGCCATGGAATCTCCTCCCGACATCTCTATTTCAGTTCGGCAATGGTCGCGCCAACGCCGCCTTCCCCCTGTCCGCCCAGGCGGAAAGATTTGACGTTGCGGTGGCTTCTTAAATATTCATGCACACCTTTGCGCAAAACGCCCGTACCGTGTCCGTGAATGATGGAAACCGAGTGCAGTCCAGCCAAAAGCGCATCGTCGAGAAACTGGTCCATTTCCCGGATGGCGTCCTCGACGTTGTATCCGCGCAAGTCGAGGTCCATTTTAATGCTGGCCGTTCTGCGCTTGACGGATGTGTACGGCGCGGCTTGCGGCTTTTGCGTAATCGAGTTTTGCACGTTCA
It includes:
- a CDS encoding glycosyltransferase, which encodes MSKLRVLHVIGGGEFGGAEQHILNLVTTFPAEEVDVAVVCFYDSLFAEKLRAAGIKVIALNQFGRFDIRLLQALRRTFLAFGPAIIHTHGIKANFFSRLAALGMKVPLLTTVHSSLRYDYAGALAYAIVSMMERSTRHWNRHYIAISGAIADVLREQGVKSSAISVIYNGMDLSPYQQDQLRESDRSRFRAEWNVPQDAFLFGTVARFVPVKGLPILLDAFHALVQDKAASPYLVLIGDGSERPALEAKVQELCLAERVRFAGFRQDIPACLHAIDGFVHSSLYEGLGYTIIEAMAAKVPVVASNVGGVKEFVFHERTGLVVEPNDSAALARAMEQLWTSPQLRETLAQNALEKVEATFTIQQMTAQILSLYRKLLS
- a CDS encoding M55 family metallopeptidase; translation: MKLFLSVDMEGISGIVDTSYINPDSGVNYQRGRQFMTDDANAVIEAALASGATEIVVADSHNTMNNILWEKLHPKARLLAGSPRDCSMMQGLDESFDAAMFIGYHTRQGVPGVLSHTMSGVVRNMYINGRVVGEFGFNAAIAGLYNVPVIMVSGDNLIAEEARELIPGIRTAIVKEAVSRTAAICLSREDATAALKEQAALALGNVSAIAPFTNDSPLTLAMEFSHAGQAEMAAIVPHTRYETATNTVYYSTDDPQDLYKTMRAMLNLASEAEFF
- a CDS encoding cold-shock protein codes for the protein MERGRVKWFNSEKGFGFIERDGADDVFVHFSAIQGEGYKSLDEGQEVEFDVENGQRGPQATNVRKL
- a CDS encoding nucleotide sugar dehydrogenase — its product is MTQPVRVAVVGLGFVGLPLALTYAMKGANVVGVDALPHVVDEINAAHSHHLESYQGKTLPEILKEQIEAKRFRATTSYEEAAAEVDHYIVTVGLPVHNGDPDLGPLKSCAQSLGSVLKKGDTIMIRSTVVPGTTEEVLKPILEEVSGLVAGVDFYLTYCSERIAEGRAFEEFIHMPLVLGGINEQSAKKGKELLSFISETDITISDIRVVETAKVIENIQRDVNIAMVQEFARFSEAFGIDTFELIKVANTHKRVNLLTPGPGVGGFCLPNALYYLQPKARELGVSLPILQQARMTNDAVPEVLIGMLEKALQQKGKTLAGSRVAVLGLAMKDFSNDDRVSPVHDIIKLLLAKRVEVRSYDPAVPTAYEHKQDSLEAAVRGADALILTAVQKQFADVNWDEVAAQMADSAILFDTKNRIPLNSVSKATVVRI
- a CDS encoding 2Fe-2S iron-sulfur cluster-binding protein gives rise to the protein MGSNRPEQFAATVWEGGKERSISLARGENLLMALVRAQLPIDFFCTTGKCRTCMVRMNIPAGSAPPPSETEQYRLGEAVQQGYRLACQVYVTGPLTVFLDTSGSA
- a CDS encoding DUF350 domain-containing protein, which codes for MAGLLHNPYFATAAYFTVTGLAMILFLAIFELVTRYRVWAELKRGNMAVAMATGGKIFGIANVFRYSIQANLSLGQALIWGSFGFCLLLIAYFIFEFMTPSFKVDEEIANDNRAIGFIAMVLSIGFSYIIGASLSK